The Leishmania infantum JPCM5 genome chromosome 28 sequence ACCACGTATGCGGTGGGTGCCTGCTTACCACAGCATGTGGGTgcgaagacggcgaggcTGCAGGGAGATGCGGGACACTACGGTTTTGGCCCGCGTTGTCACTCGAGTTTGCAAAATGCAGCTGCTTCGGCGCCGCGGGACAGGCCAGCGCACCAGTatcgccgtcgcgctgccgtcgacgaTGCTGACGCTGAGAGTtgcgcggtgcagctgccgaaGCTGCCGACGCACTCGGTGTTGTCACTTCTCCGCTctggcgctcctgctgccgttgGATGCCAGCATCGATGGTCGGCGATGAGAACTGGTCCAGGCTGGCCAAAAATGCATCCACGTCCTCCATGGCGGTCCGTGAAGCCTTCCGTCACACCCTACGGCTTCTTCgtcggcaacagcagccaaACTCACTTGGaccaaggaggaggaagagagacacCTACACTGTGCGATGGTCAGtaaggggggaaggggggcgaCGCCCTTTTTCCTTCCTAGCCCCTCCTCGGGCTGGATGTGTGTGGTTGCGTCTATGTTGATGTGAATGTgttgggaggaggggagaacAACCCGTACAAAGGCAACTCCACTggagcgcgcgtgcaggagggagaggcggggcGAACATGAGGCTTGCAGAAAAGGTAGGGAAGAGAAGCGACAAGAGACACATTCTGACCGCATCGTGGCCCAAgggcctccccctccccgcagAGGCTAAGAGCGGGAGCGAGAAGGAGCGAAGTGAACGAGGTAAAACGACGTAATGAGGCGAGGAAAGGAAATACATGCACAACGTATTTCctacgcatatatatatatatatagcaCAGAGACGAAGGGGCGAGGGTGTGCGCACCGGGGCAtgcctttctccctctctacgTGTATCGCGCGGCATCGATGATGAGGcatgtgccccccccctccctcctttccctaCTCCCTCGCGCCCTTTTACATCCCAAAATGGAGCACGTTGGGTTACTGGGTGCCGATATGCGCCTTTTTTCTATTTCTCATGTCATGTCCGTTACCAGAACATGTGCAGGTGGCGGTCGGTAAGCGCGCGGCAGATTTCCTCGGGTGGAgtgagagcagcagcgacgctcgCTGGCGTCTGTGCGTATGCCTGTGTGGCGGATACAAGGGGCAAAGACGTCCCTCTCTCGCAACGGCCGGTCCGTCAAGTTTCCGtaagcgcacacgcacgcacacagcacacCTCACCCTGCCACCGTtttccaaaaaaaaaaaagcaaatgcatacaagacacacacacgcatacatatacGTAAGtttatatgtgtgtgtgtggtgtgtgttttgttgtATACGTTTATGCAATACACCATTGTGTTGCTTGAGTCCTTATTTGGCGCCCTTCGGCTCCCACTCAAGACCTAGTGTCCTCATCCGGATGGCCAGGCCCATCAAGTAGTCGATGCACTCAACTGCGCCCTTCGCCTTCTGCCAAGTGTCGGACCAGACATACATGCCATGCCGGCGCACGAGCACCGCGCACGACTCTGGGTACCTCACCATACACTCCGCCATGGAGGCCGTCAGGTCCTTCTCAAAGTCGGTATTTTCTATGATTGGGACGACGAGGGTATCGCGAAAGCCCAGCGCCTTCTTCGTTTCGTTGTTGATAATGCCCTTGATCATCTCGATGTGGGAGATGCGGAACTCGCGGTCGCATAGGAGGCTGATGAGGACACAGTTGGcggagtgcgtgtgcaggcacgccccagcgccgcgcaggcggtAGGCGTTGAAGAACAGCGGTGTGCACTCCGATATTTTTAGCTGCTTCTCCGTGCGCGGCTCCTCGACGACATCCTGGCTGGCGTTCAGCACGAAAATCTCGTTCGGCATGATGCGTTCTTTCTGCACACCGCTAGGGGCGATGTAGTAGTTCTCGCCCATCTTGATGGAGATGCCGCCGCCCGTGCCGGTGGCCCAGCCAAGGTCGTAAAACTTGCGGCAGAGCTCCGGAATGAGGTTGAGCGGATGCTCCGGATGTGACTCGGGAAAGATGTCGGACATGGCTTCGCGCGAAGTGTGGCTGAgatgggtgtgtgtgtgtgtgtgtgtgtgaatgTGTCTATGTGTGCACGATTGAATCGGTCGCCGGTGCAGCGATCCCCATAATGGCAGACAAGGGCGGTGAAAGATGTCGGGGTGGCCAGCCCCACCCTCAACAGCAAACCGCCGTGTTGTGAGCGAGTGCGAGTGGATGGAAGAAACCGAGCATCATCATCAcagagggaggagacggaCAAGACGGGATGCAGAGGTACACGCACGAAACCGTgcacgccgcagcaccggcgtgcGTCTTACGCGTACCTCCTTCACTGTCCAAGTCTGTCGCTCACCTCCAGGAGGGATTCGCGAGACATCAGCACAGGGAGGAGCGCATGAGATGCAGAGTTATCTGCTgcgagcagcagatgcgcggcgtcgctccCGCAGCGACGCActggcgaggagggagaagataAGTTAATATATAGGAGGGATCTAACAAAAAAGGGAACGACAAGTGCGgtagagggaggggctgaagaagagaggagaacgcacgcgcgcgcacgcttctCCGTCCCTCGAGCGggatggcgcagcagagtTGAGGGGGAGAGGTGCTGCCTAAATACTCGTCACGCGCTTCACAGACGTGCCAACGTATGTTTCCTGTACCCGTGCCGCAAACCGCAGCGAGTTCAAGCTCtccagcgcgtgcgcctttGCATTGGAAACCGTCACGATCATCAGCATCTTCCCGCCTTTCGCGCCGAGGTAGTTCTGGAGGAGATACGTGAGCTTGCAGTTACGccacggcaccaccgccccgCAGCGCAGAGCGCGGATACACTTGCCGAGGTCCAACAGCGAGCGGTTGATGTTCACCGCCTCCTTGAATTGCTTGCCCTGCACACCGCTATCGTTGACGCGCTCGCTGCCTGCGAGGTCGACTAGGCAGAGCACCCCGTCGCTGCGTTGGCGAATCGTGGCGTTTGTGCCGGAAATGTACAGCGTGAAGATGCAGTGCGAGCGCGAGGAGACATCGTTGAGATCTGTCTTGGCGGTGCTTCGCTGTAGCACCGCCTGCTTGTAGAGCTGCAGGAACTCCTCCATGCTACGTATATTTCGCTCTATCACATTGGTGATGTGCGTGCGGTCTCCACTGTGCTTGATCGTGTGGTacacagcagcggaggaggacgctgTCGGagctgtgtgctgctgctgcagcatcaCCTCGTATCTCGCCGACCCACTTTGAAACAGGTCGCGAATGACATCGTTGTAGATTTCGATAAACGTGCAAGACAGCTCATAGCTCCAGCCCTCGTTGGCGAGCTCGGCTTGCCGCTGCAGTATCGTCTGAAGAGCGCGTGGAGTGACGCCGTACATCTCCGGCCTGCCTCGCACGTCGCCCTCCATGGTGAAGgtcttgccgctgcctgtTTGCCCATACGCGAAGATGCACACACGGTAGCCGTCAACGGCGTTGCGCACGAGTGGCTCGACATCGCGGtacacctcctcctgccgcGCGTCGCCAGTGAAAACCTTGTCGTAGGTGAAGGTCTCCGCGAAGCTGCTGAGGCCTGTCGAAGTGGCGTTGGAGCGCGTCTGGTGGATTGTGATGGAACGCCCGCAACTGTACGGCAGATGTAacgcatcagcagcagcacccacgGGAAgatgcgcctcctcctctctcgagCCCTGAGCTGTCGAAGGGTAGAGGAGCGGCATCACGGCATGGGcggaggctgccgcggcactgcctgccgttgccgtcggcgctgccccACGCACTCGCAAGAGCCCGCCCTGCTCCGCCCTCCGGTTAGCGTCGCTGAGGTCATCTGCCTCCCCGCGATCCGGGAAGGAAAAGACGGGTGCTGCTCCTTCGTCGGCAGTGGCGTCGGCCTCACCGTCCCCCATGACACTCGTCGTGGCCATGCTTGACCTTGTCGTGGAGCAGCCGCTACGCAACCCACCCCCACCGACATTGCGCCGGGCGTCTGTTTTTGCCACGGCAGCCCCTGCGGTGCTCGTGGGAGTACTCGCGACCGCCAGCATGCCGGCTGAAAGAGTCGACCCCATCGATCCACTGCGGCTGGGCAGCCGGCTGACGGGGGGCATGGCGACAGGCGCGACCACAGTAGCCGCAGCGCCCTCTCCCACGCAGGTGCAAATATCGTCTGGCTTTGACGAGCGAAcggcctgcagcgccggcgccacgtCGCATGCGGTTTCGTCGCTTGGCAGTTGCGACGCCACTGGCAGGGCAGAGCCCTTCACACGGCAGTAGACACGAATAGAGCCTTTCAGCTCCTCGCAAAGCGAGTACAGCTCTCGCCGGGCCACCTCGCTCTCCATCGACTGCACATCGATGCGGTGCTTCTCCTTGCGGAGTCGCTCCATCTCCAGCACCAACTCCTTCACCTCCCCGCTAAGGCCATAGGTGGCATCCTTCATGCGATCCTCCTCTTGCTGCAGGTGCTCAAGGGTTATCGCGCGttccgccgccgtgctctTCGCGCTGgccagctcctgctccagCCGATCGCGCCCGTCTGTCGCCAAAATGATGGCATCCTGCGTTGCCTCCTGCTCGCGTTGAAGTTGACTCACAGTCTCTCGAGAAGTGCGGATGCGATCCAGCGctcgctgcttcgctgccaGACAAGCCTcctcgcgtgcgcgcagggCATCCATGAAGCCTTGGTAGCGCGCCACTGTGGCACCGTGGCGTGCCTCTACACGCTGCCTCTCGCCTTCGAACTCGGTGAGCATGCCTTCAATAGCGTCCTGGACCGCCTGCGTCTCCTCCGCGAGGTTATGCGAGTACTGCGTCAGTATCTGCACCTCTCGCTCGAGCTGTTCGCGCTTTTCCCGCCACGTGTCCCAAAGCTGTCTCTCGGAGTCACTAGGAGATGCGTCTGTCGGCGAGGCAGCGTTGCCGCCTTTGGCACCCGCCGTAGCGGGAGAGCTCGCGCCTGTGGCGGCATGATCTACGCGAGAGCGaaggccagcagcgccacgccctctccctggcagtggcgccgcgctCCGAGGCGTGTTCGGCATGAGGGAACGTGACAGAGGCGGCCGAAGCGGCTGCTGGGGCCGGCCGCGCCTCAGCGGTGCGCGGGCCGCGGTCGAGGATGCCGACTCTGCTGAATCGCTACTGCGCACGGAAGCGTTAGCGATGCCGTCCAGCGACaaggccgcggcggcacgggTCGTCGTGTTGTTTGCGTAGTGGggccgctgcaccgcttgGGCAGTAGTGGCATCATAAGAAGCTCCTGGTGTCGTCACCGGAGAACAAGGTGACGAAGCCTTCTTGCCACTGCTCTTATCCGATGCCACGTTAACCACCCGCGAATGCATCGGGATATGCGAGGCAGGGGAAGAGTAAGAcgaggctgcggcggccacaGGCATTCGCTTCGCAGCAGTGTTGCCTGGCCCGACGTTCTCGGCCTCATCGGCAGCCACTCTCTCGCGTTTTCTATTGCGCCGcatgccaccgccgacgacgacgacggtggcagGAAAGCGATTGGGCAGGCAACTGGGAGAAGGCGCGCTTGCTCTATCACGCTTGCTCTTTCCCTTCTTTGCTTTTTCTTCTCAAGACGCGGCAAGAACGGTGTGTACGTGGCGCTCTACAGATGTGGTCCATGCGGTGAGGGTGCCGTATGCGAATGCTTCCGGTCGCCAAGCGCGAGCGttagagagggagagggagaaggcgcgAAACGGAACACGGGAGAAAGAGTTACACCGAGGCCGGGAGGCGAGTCCGAATGTTCTCCTCCATCGGCCGGACTACTGgggtggcgtgtgtgtgtgtgtggggggggtgggtgggtgtgggtgtgacCGCACTGCTTACACAGAGGCCGCACCGGCAAGAATAGAgcgcatcttttttttttttcacaaGGACATCGATACGTATGCACGACTGTGCTTGGTATGCGCAGACGAGAGAGCAGGGTCAACTGCTCTACCAGCTTCCTGCCTCACCGAGTGGAAACATaaagtggtggtggtggtgtgcgcgcgaAAAGGGCAGGAAGGAGGCGCGGGCTGTCGGTGTGTTTCACTGTGTGGTCACATGCACATGTGGGCGTGAACTGGAGGGCGAGATGAGAAAAACAACACAAAGAGGAGACACGGAACcactcacgcgcacacacagagagagacacagacagacgcacTGATACGAGAATGGCTGTACATGTTTGCGTAGAGCTGAGGACAGGGAGTGTgtgagaaggagggggagggcgggaagGGACAGGATACAGCTGTGTACCCTCCCTCCACgcttcatcctcctcctctctctacGACCTCGCTCCGCTCAGAAGATGATGCCACACCTCCACCGTTGGcaggaggaaggaggaggagcggggtGTGCAGGTGCCCGTCACACAATGAAACAAAACGACAGAAGCACCACAAAACAGACGCGGCACCGGGCATAGCGCGCATAGGCAACACAGGAAAGCAGCAGAGTTCGCTATACATCAGCCACAACTGCACAAAGACGACGGAATAGGCGCCAGAGAGGTGACAGAAAGGAGGGAGacgcgaaggaggaggaagggggcaacggcgacgtcgccgctgcagggaTGAAAACCCTAAAGAAATCtgcggcaacggcgcacAGGAGGGCAACGGACAGCAATGCAGAGTCAGACAGAGAAGCGGCAGGAGGTTGCTGAAAGAAACGCAAGAGGTGaggctcacacacacacacgcacgccagcCCGCATGCGCGACCAGTGCCCCTGTCCTGCCCTCAAATGCGCTTGAACACTATGCTCTGCGTGTACCAGAAGTTGTCGTTGAGCGAGCTCGGCAGAAAGACGGCGTCCGACGGCTTCTTGACATACTCCTTTGGCTCCTTGCGGGGGTCGTAGCCGCGGTACGGGTCCTCCCAGTACTCTATCGTGGTGGGCTTGTCCTCGACATAGCCGGCGGGGCGCCATGGCTGGTCAATGCGGAAGTGGGTGAGCACCGGCTCCGGCCGCTTCTCCCTGAAAGGCACCGTCATAATGTAGCAGCGAGACGTCCCCGTCGCGGGGCTCTCATCAAAGGTGAACCCCTCGCGGCCGGCGGGACGGAACGGCTCCGCTGGCATCTTCTTCTTCCACTCCTCTCGCTCACGACGCTCgttgatgcgctgctgctcgtaAATGATGGCGATATAGTTGCTTCCCACGTCGGACAGCGCGACGTGGGCGTAGCCGTAGCCGGTGCCCTTTTGCGCCGGTGAAGTGTACACGCCCCGCGGTGGCAGCTCCCGCTTCGCGATGGCCTGGTCGTGCTTCTCTGGGTACTCTGGGACGTGAGCGTATGGGGTGGCTTGAAAGCACCCAAAGTACGAGCCGAGACCGGCGGGCTCCGGTGTGGGACTGGAGTAGACGAACCCGTTCGGCGTCAGGTTCTTCTTCGCGCTTTCCAGttgctggcgacggcgcaccgCTTCGGGgtcaccgccgcgctcgccatTCCAGAAGTGGTGTAGCTCCTTATCAAAGAGCGCGTCGGGGTTCGTGCCGGTCTTGGGGCGCGAGACAAGGAACGTGGCGCCCTGCGCGCGGGCATCGATGGGCTTCTTGTACCGATCGCCCACGCCGAGGTAGGATGGGATGGAGAAGACCATGATGCTCACTCTATGGAGTAAAAGATGTACACGGGCGGCACGCTcgcaaacgaaaaaaaattCGCGGAACACAAAGAGCTCGTGCGCGGCGAAACGGGATGGaggcgcaaaaaaaaaaatgcatcGTCAGGTGTGttgaagagggagaggggagacgGAAGGGATGGGGGCGAAAAGAGAATAGCGACACGATGATTATGATGGCCATGACAGTGCTCGATAGCCGAGGCGGCCCCGTCCACATTACCCGCTCGCTTTCCACAAACGTCAGTCCACATCCACGATGGGTATCATCAggaacgcacgcacacttcAACACGTACGCATGCTCGCACACAGCGGAATGGAAGCTGCTACAGCGCAGCACCGGTGCCTTCGCCCGCCACCATCATCGACCTGTCCGTTTGAGTGCGACTCGGATATGCACTTGTGATGGTGCATGCGCGCTTGGCTACCGCGTCGTTTCACCTCTAGGCACATCTGCACGGATTATGGCCTACTCTTACTTTTCTTTCGATGCGGTGCGCTTAATGCCAAACACAAAATGAGTGATTGATCAGTGCGTGCTCAAAACGAAGGCAAGAGTGGGCGAGAACGACCTGTCGTACCAGCGCTGCCTCAGTACAATAGAGGAGtgcgcacagctgcgccaAAACGCTACTCGAGCCCAAGCGCATATGCCTGAGAGCTGATGGGCATCGCGTCTCCCTGGGCCCTCCGCCACCATCGCCCCctcaccacacacacacacgtacccCACAGCTTTCCCTTCCTCCGTCCATCCGAGAACGGCGTGGCTTAAAAAGCGCGCCAACCCCTTCTACCTGGCCACTTTGGCTGCCTTCAAGGTAATCACGTGCACGCCAATCAGCCCCACCATCGAGGTGTAGAAAGGTCCAATCATCCCATCCGCGAGCAGTGCttcagccgccgtcgccgtctcaTTCGCGCCGCTGTCATGCCACTGCCCGCTAGCAGAGCGCATAGACCCGTCCTCGAGGATGACATCCGGCACCAACGCGCAGACAACCTGGTCGGGGTTGAGTAACTGCGCCTGCCGGTCCCAACCACCGAGTGGGACacagccgccgtcgtcgccgctgtggtCTTCGCTGATACGCAACGACCCGACCACTTGGCGGACAAGGTTGTAGCTGCGCACTTGCCCAAACGTGAGTACAGAGGAGAAAAACTTCTGCATGGTGGTATCCTGCCGGTGAGTCTGCACAACGATGCAGCAACGCTTTTTTTTCAGGGTGCCCGACGTGTacggcgccgtgctgcgcgcggtgAGAGCCAGGTGAATTGTGTCGACCAGTGCAGGAATGACGTCGGTGTCGTAGATACAGTCGGCCACGAGGGTCACGTCCACCTCGTCCTCCATGAACATTTCCTCGTTATCGGCGTGGTTCAGCCAGTCGAGCAACGCCGCGCGAtgaagcggcggcgtcggacCCCTCTCCAGCCCACGCTGGGCAGCCAGCGACTCGGAGACAAGGCGGATGCCGTTTTCGGTCATGTTGAAACGCATGTTGTCAACAATGGACTCCTGGTAATCCGTGGCGAGGAAGGACGCGACGTGCTGCTGGTACTCCTTCATATGGTGCAGGTACACCGGCGTGAGGCCGACCCCCGCGCCAAGCTCCAGGATGCGCAACGGACTGCTGCACACATTTGTACCACTACTGCTGCCGGCACTGCCGTcattgctgctgcgcaggctACAGCTAGCCGTAGGGCCCAGTGACAGTGGGGTCGGCATGGTGTGCGGGTGCAGCCCGTTTGATGTCGCCAGCAGTGGCGCCGGGGATGCACTGCTGTTCGCTGTACTGCTCGTCGCGCGCGGGAGGCCGAGAACGTCCGCCAGCATGTGCGTCTGCCCTTTCAGCTcctgcgcgagcagctgaaTCATGACAAAGGCGGCTGGCCAGAGCGAGAGGCCCACGTTGGAGAACTGCTCACAGGAGACACGGATGCTGCTGAACTGATCAAGCggccgcacagcagcagcagcggcggcggcagaggctgGGGTTGGTGCTGGTGgatgtggcggcagcggcacgtgctgacgctgctgctggtgctggtggtgcctCGGCGaccgctgcgacggcgatgtGGGTGGAGAGCGTACGGACGCCATGGACAGAAGCACCTTCGAGTCGTCGTTGACCAGAATGCACGGCGGCAGGCCATGGGGGGaaagggtgtgtgtgggttCGCTGTGGGAGTTTAGAGACCGCTGAGAGCTGCCCGTGTGCATCTCAGGAGACGACGAGGCACGCGGTGAGGAGCCGGGGGGGACGGAGTGCACCTGTGACGGCGTCGGAATCGCAGACAGTGGCATCGACGGGCCAGAAGGCGGTGTTGAGGTGGCAGGCGCGCTCGTGATGGCAGGGGTGTCTGGCGCACTAGCAAACGGGTTGTAGAATGTCTTGAAGCAAAACCCCTGCTCACTGGCCCCCCCGAAGACGCTTACCCGAATA is a genomic window containing:
- a CDS encoding putative methylthioribulose-1-phosphate dehydratase, translated to MSDIFPESHPEHPLNLIPELCRKFYDLGWATGTGGGISIKMGENYYIAPSGVQKERIMPNEIFVLNASQDVVEEPRTEKQLKISECTPLFFNAYRLRGAGACLHTHSANCVLISLLCDREFRISHIEMIKGIINNETKKALGFRDTLVVPIIENTDFEKDLTASMAECMVRYPESCAVLVRRHGMYVWSDTWQKAKGAVECIDYLMGLAIRMRTLGLEWEPKGAK
- a CDS encoding putative C-terminal motor kinesin; this translates as MRRNRKRERVAADEAENVGPGNTAAKRMPVAAAASSYSSPASHIPMHSRVVNVASDKSSGKKASSPCSPVTTPGASYDATTAQAVQRPHYANNTTTRAAAALSLDGIANASVRSSDSAESASSTAARAPLRRGRPQQPLRPPLSRSLMPNTPRSAAPLPGRGRGAAGLRSRVDHAATGASSPATAGAKGGNAASPTDASPSDSERQLWDTWREKREQLEREVQILTQYSHNLAEETQAVQDAIEGMLTEFEGERQRVEARHGATVARYQGFMDALRAREEACLAAKQRALDRIRTSRETVSQLQREQEATQDAIILATDGRDRLEQELASAKSTAAERAITLEHLQQEEDRMKDATYGLSGEVKELVLEMERLRKEKHRIDVQSMESEVARRELYSLCEELKGSIRVYCRVKGSALPVASQLPSDETACDVAPALQAVRSSKPDDICTCVGEGAAATVVAPVAMPPVSRLPSRSGSMGSTLSAGMLAVASTPTSTAGAAVAKTDARRNVGGGGLRSGCSTTRSSMATTSVMGDGEADATADEGAAPVFSFPDRGEADDLSDANRRAEQGGLLRVRGAAPTATAGSAAAASAHAVMPLLYPSTAQGSREEEAHLPVGAAADALHLPYSCGRSITIHQTRSNATSTGLSSFAETFTYDKVFTGDARQEEVYRDVEPLVRNAVDGYRVCIFAYGQTGSGKTFTMEGDVRGRPEMYGVTPRALQTILQRQAELANEGWSYELSCTFIEIYNDVIRDLFQSGSARYEVMLQQQHTAPTASSSAAVYHTIKHSGDRTHITNVIERNIRSMEEFLQLYKQAVLQRSTAKTDLNDVSSRSHCIFTLYISGTNATIRQRSDGVLCLVDLAGSERVNDSGVQGKQFKEAVNINRSLLDLGKCIRALRCGAVVPWRNCKLTYLLQNYLGAKGGKMLMIVTVSNAKAHALESLNSLRFAARVQETYVGTSVKRVTSI